A stretch of Aedes aegypti strain LVP_AGWG chromosome 2, AaegL5.0 Primary Assembly, whole genome shotgun sequence DNA encodes these proteins:
- the LOC110677240 gene encoding U5 small nuclear ribonucleoprotein 40 kDa protein-like produces MMSAAQKRPSDALVPVPQTKKSRSDLMAYTAKDKQLLEQNDVERTSNLLAPIMLLEGHGGEIFSTEFHPEGQHLVSTGFDRQIFLWNVYGECENVGMMSGHSGAVMEVHFSPDGGNLYTCSTDKIVAVWDVPTCTRIRKLKGHSHFVNSCSGARRGPTLIVSGSDDSTIKIWDARKKNVLHTFDNGYQVTAVCFSDTAEQIISGGIDNEIKVWDIRKKDVIYRLRGHTDTITGLSLSPDGSYILSNSMDNTLRIWDVRPYAPAERCVKVFNGHQHNFEKNLLRCAWSPDGSKISSGSADRFVYIWDTTSRRILYKLPGHNGSVNDVDFHPTEPVIVSASSDKTLYLGEVEG; encoded by the exons ATGATGTCCGCTGCACAGAAGCGTCCCTCGGACGCTTTGGTACCGGTTCCCCAAACGAAAAAGTCCCGCTCGGATCTGATGGCCTACACGGCAAAGGACAAACAGCTGCTGGAACAAAAT GACGTGGAACGGACATCCAACTTGCTGGCGCCGATCATGCTGCTCGAGGGCCACGGAGGGGAAATATTCTCAACGGAATTCCATCCGGAGGGACAGCATCTCGTTTCGACCGGATTCGACAGGCAAATCTTCCTCTGGAACGTCTACGGGGAATGCGAGAACGTGGGCATGATGTCCGGCCATTCCGGGGCCGTTATGGAGGTGCACTTCTCGCCGGACGGCGGCAATTTGTACACGTGTAGTACGGACAAAATCGTCGCGGTTTGGGATGTTCCCACCTGTACCAGGATTCGGAAGTTGAAGGGACATTCGCATTTCGTTAATAGCTGCAGTGGGGCAAGGCGAGGGCCTACCCTTATTGTGTCCGGATCGGACGATTCCACGATCAAGATCTGGGACGCCAGGAAGAAAAACGTTCTTCACACGTTCGATAATGGCTATCAAGTGACGGCGGTTTGCTTTAGCGATACGGCTGAGCAGattatctctggaggaatcgatAACGAGATCAAAGTTTGGGACATCCGGAAGAAGGATGTGATCTATCGCCTGAGGGGACATACGGATACGATTACGGGATTGTCCCTTTCGCCAGACGGTTCTTACATTCTGAGTAATTCCATGGACAATACTCTTCGAATTTGGGATGTAAGGCCATATGCCCCGGCGGAAAGGTGCGTCAAGGTGTTCAATGGCCATCAGCATAACTTTGAGAAGAACCTGTTGAGGTGTGCGTGGTCTCCGGATGGATCGAAGATAAGCAGCGGCTCCGCAGATCGATTCGTCTACATTTGGGACACCACTTCGAGGAGAATCCTCTACAAACTTCCGGGACATAACGGAAGCGTTAATGATGTGGATTTCCACCCGACAGAGCCAGTAATCGTGTCTGCTTCGAGCGACAAAACCCTTTATTTGGGAGAAGTCGAAGGGTAA
- the LOC5569515 gene encoding ubiquitin thioesterase otubain-like: protein MSTSDSTDTTSSSSRESSNQQKPPQEENQDELIIKQQREIEQEIAYSNPLVSESQAINSLNSEYLDDAVYIAKVKDLASKYRAIRRTRPDGNCFFRAFAYAYLEYLVRNKDEFSRFYEYAAKSRERLTEAGFPRFTIEDFYETFMEVINKVKPEGDDTTSALVELHKLFNEQGYSDYVVVYLRLITSSHLQERADFYQNFIDGNYTIQEFCRQEVEPMYKESDHIHIIAICSALEAGVRVEYMDRGDGNQVIAHEFPDGCKPNVFLLYRPGHYDILYPNEAQ, encoded by the exons ATGAGCACTTCGGACAGCACCGACACGACGAGCAGCAGCAGTCGCGAAAGCAGCAATCAGCAAAAGCCACCCCAGGAGGAAAATCAGGACGAGCTCATCATCAAACAACAAAGGGAAATTGAACAGGAG aTTGCATATTCCAATCCATTGGTTAGCGAATCCCAAGCTATCAACAGCTTGAATTCCGAATACCTGGACGATGCGGTCTACATTGCAAAGGTAAAGGATTTGGCCTCAAAGTACCGAGCAATCAGGCGTACCCGTCCGGACGGAAACTGCTTTTTCCGGGCATTTGCCTATGCCTATCTGGAGTACTTGGTGCGCAACAAAGACGAATTTAGTCGGTTCTACGAGTATGCGGCTAAATCCCGAGAAAGACTGACGGAAGCTGGATTTCCCAGATTTACCATCGAAGACTTCTACGAAACGTTCATGGAGGTGATTAACAAAGTGAAACCCGAGGGAGACGATACGACCAGTGCTTTGGTTGAATTGCATAAACTCTTCAACGAGCAGGGATATTCAGATTACGTGGTGGTTTATCTACGCTTGATAACTTCTAGCCACCTGCAGGAAAGGGCAGATTTCTACCAGAACTTCATCGACGGGAATTACACGATTCAGGAGTTTTGCCGCCAAGAAGTGGAGCCCATGTACAAGGAGTCGGACCACATTCACATTATTGCAATCTGTTCGGCTCTGGAGGCGGGAGTTCGCGTGGAGTATATGGACCGAGGCGATGGAAACCAGGTGATTGCTCATGAATTTCCGGACGGTTGCAAGCCGAATGTGTTCTTGCTGTACCGCCCTGGGCATTATGATATTCTGTACCCGAACGAGGCACAGTAG